In Trachemys scripta elegans isolate TJP31775 chromosome 10, CAS_Tse_1.0, whole genome shotgun sequence, the sequence TTGAAGCCAGGCTCATCTTTTAAGGGAAGTGGTATTGGATTCCACCAATCAAGAATTGAAAGGTGGCATTCTCATCAAAGAATGACAGGAATTAGCCACAAATAGGCAGCTAAAGATTTGGGGCAACTTCTTGCTTTTTGCACAGCCAGCCCTTTATTTGCTGTGAAATAGCCAGTGAGGATTTTCACCCAGGCCAGCTTCCTTTTTACAGGTGAAAGTTTGCACCAACAGACAACTATCCTTGTATTTTAGTACCTGCAAAATCTagttaaggcactgaactggagTCCAGAAGATCTAGATTGAATTCCCATCTCTTCCACAGCCTTTATGTatgtatgaccttggacaagtcacctgaCCTCTTTGGAAAATCTTACCGTAAAACCTAGTAGCTCCCACTGTTCTCAGAGGGGCTTATTGGCTGCTGAGGTCTTTGAAAAATCTGCCTCTAGTTGTAGCTGCTGAGCCTTTCTGAAAATTCTGGCTTTTATCTGTCACTGCTTCAACTCCCCCTCTGTGAAACGGGGCTAGGAATACTTTTGCTGCCAATATTTGCACCTACAGTAGCAAAAACGTTGGTGCTGCAATTTGTAGGCAAAATTCATCAAAGACCAGTTTGAAGCCTGGCTGAAAAGAATCAGACCCAGGGAGCGTAATTGAGCTCTAAATTTTCTTCTGGGCACATATTTCCAATAATTCATAATCAGGTGATTCTGGTGAAACAAATACCTCAGCGTTTCTATTTGTATAGTCCCCTGCAGACCTCCATTAACAGGGTTGAATGAGGTAAGAATTATGTATGTGTTTCACAATAGCATATCTGCGTGCGACAGAAGTATTTACCTGGTCTGGCAAAGCCTGTGTTCTAGTGGCCAGGTTGAGTAAATTTTCTGTTCATCCCAGGAACAGTCTATCTTCAGGTTTTATTCCTTCCTGGCAGTCCTgatctcaatctgtttgtgtcaAGGCTGCCAAAGGTCTGATAGTAGATCCAAATACCTTCACAAAGTGGCTGCCCTTTCCCTCCTACACATCTTGGCAGTGCGAGTTGATACTCATTTTCTTTCAATGCTTTTAATATACCGAATAATAAAGAAACCTTTACCTCTACAATCACAGGTGACTGAGTCTAGCTTTCCCTGTTGGATCTCCTCCTTCTTCATGACAAAGACCTTCACATAGAAGTAGATGTAAGGGATTATCTGTTCTtttgattccctctgaagcacctgacattggccactgtcggaaaacagattacttggctagatggatctttggtttgactcagtatggcctttcttatctTTCTCTGATAAGGGTTTGTGAGAGTCGAGACTGGGTTAGAAGGGATTTCAAACTTAAAAATTCCCAGCTTTTTACATTTGCATAAAGTTTCCATCTTTGGATCAATCCTCTCCGCTCAAGGAAGTTTTAAATGTGGGTTTGTCCATGTTTGTCCTGGAAAATTTCTCTGTGGGGTCTGGTCCACTAGCATTACACTGCTCTTAAAATGTGTTATTGAGGAGACTGATTCTCACTTTGTttgctctttaatttttttttttttttttttttgagggggagaggggaggctctTCATTTTAGCAAAGTTATTTTTATGTCACTGTAATTTTTGACCAGCACACATGTAGCTACCCTTTGTTCTTGActgccattttgtttttttaattttgctcaaGTGAAAAAAAGGCCCTGTTTCAATTACTCTTCTTTGTGACAGAGGTTACATCAAGATTTCATGTGACCTTTGTTAAGATGTTTTCCCTAATCGTTTTgggttggggggctgggaggaggaaaTCCTTCCTGTGTCTAATATACCCACAATCTCAGAAATGTCTCCATGGTAGATTGGGAATTGAAATCTCAGAATGTGTTTATTTTGTGGAAGGGGCAAGGGCTCCAAAAAATCATGGTGTGAGGCACATGGAATTGATGCATCTACTGATCCATCCAGCTCGTGTATTTCTAAATCCTACCAGGCCAAAAGAGCTCTTTGGTCAGTTAGAATTGATGGCCCTTCCACTTACCCTAGGCCTCCTCCTGGCTTGATGGAGGCTTCAGGAGAGGAATTCTACAAGGTTCTTTACCAGCCATTTTGCCTTTGTATTGGTTGTGTTTGACCTACTACATTTTGAGGTCTTTGATGCCTTGCTTCATTCTTTTCCTAGTCTTGAGAATAGGATTGGTATTCAAAGCTTGTAAGAGCAAGAGTTCTGATTGCAGAAAGAAGAATGTATCTCAGAGCCACCAAGCTGCAGTATCCCACTCTGAAGTGTACTTGAACAAGAAGGAACTAACTTGACTAACGTTATTAATTCCATTCTGTTTAAGTGCATTCACTAGCAATTTAATGCTAGATGCATCATCTGAGGAGGCTGTGTCAAGCCAAGGATGGTGTCAGGAATCGTTATTAGTCACTGCTGCTTATCAGTCTTGCCTAAGAATGCAACCCATCAGTTCTTGGCTGGTGGACTTGAGATGCAGAAGCATCATTAACAgttaaaaatgcatctttttcAGGTCAGTCTGTAATGGATAGGACCTCCTATATACCTTCCATTGCCAAATACTACCGCTATCTATGCTGGTCTCACCTAGTCCAGCATGAGCTCACTCAGGTCAGCTGCCATAGGAACTTGGACAATCCTTGCACAGAACCAACCCTGGGAGTGAGACCAACTTTTTCATCCTAAGCTTCCTAATTTTCAgtagcacttaagcacattttaACTGGGTCTCAGAAATAttaggaatcaggagatctgattATTTTCCTAAGACAAATAATTTACTAGAATAAGTGATTTCAACAACTGCAGAACATAGTGTTTATGATTAAATCAATAGAGATTTGTACCTGCAACTCAAAACTGAACTAATGCTTTGGAAAGTTGCTATGAGGTATGGTATTGCAGTTGCCATGTGTCTAATGTGAAATAAAACCTATGCCCAGACTACGTgtggtcattaaaaatccttgagaAATATTTTCTTGCATCTTGCCCAAATTGCATTTCACTTGCCCCCTAAAAGCATTGCTGTATAGTGCTACTACTGCATTTCCATGTTGTACGTCGTGATCTCAGCACATACTATACAATCTTTTGGGTGCCTCAGACTAAACAAGGTTCTACATAATTGGatttggaaagattagatttttaatcagtaaataTTGGAAAGATCAGTTTTGTTAGACACaacaaatcaatgaaaaaatatttccagggatgataatcaaaatttacagagaGACACAGTAAAGAAAATGCTTCCTGAGAACTTGTGgagtttgatttaaataatttactttgtgtattttgacatgttCACATTTtgagttttaatggttataaagctttaaactttttgaatcttagcatctactgccattaaataattattgtctgaccctccccccgaatttcccacagctgtgaaaacttagattgaaaaaattgaaaaaaataaaaaatgatattaTATACATGGGCCTTATAAAAGTTGAATGCTGTTAAGTCTATACATAATTATCTGCATTATTTAGTTAGTTATAGCATTGGGTGGGGGAAATACATTCTCAGTGACTGATTCTCTCAATTGCTCTGCACTTTGCACACCAATGTGAAGGAAGTGCAGCGTGGGTGACAaacactaccaaatcagaatggtagcatatTATGCTCCCCTTGCACACGTGTAAATCACTGTAAAAGGGACAAGGGAATAGAGTGTCAGGTATTgagggctagagtcacaaagaAACCTAGGTGTGGTCAGTCAGCGTCaccatgcctaacttttaggtgcctagaaaaccACTAGAGTCACACAGCCTGAATTAGGCTcgctatacaatgcatggggagagatagaTGCCTGAGAACGGGATTCACAAAAACCCACGTGGTAGGAGGTGCCAAAGCGAGGGGTGTATGCTAAACCCCACCCCTCTCtcgcagataggcacctaagtccagacTGCAGAGAAGTGCTTCAAGACACTTGGAATTCTCAACAGCAAACCCTCCTTTGCTGTTAGGTGCCTCTGCCATTTCTGCAAAAAGCCAGGCAAGGGGAGGAGGAACTCCTCATAGCTATGTGGTTAGGTGGCTCCCGGGCAATAGGTGAGGACCCCCCGTgattcaaatcccccctcaacTGTGGGCAGAAGGGATTTGAATTGAGATCTGCCACCTTTCACATGAGTGCTCCAGCCATGGAGCTATGCAATATTCTGATATGGGACTCCCTcagtgaagctgttccactgtggataaataatgaaagaatcactGGGGCCAGAGAGAGTGCATGAGAATTATTCTATAGTATGGTGGTCACAGCGCTCACATAGGAGACCCAAGGTCCAGTCTCCCTTGATTTATGCACCCTGACTTGATTTAGGCACAGTGGAACAGTTTTAATTGGAGACAGTGAGAGCACTCCACATTAGATTATCCCAtagctactcctgggggaattctgcgccactgcacgtgcacagaattcatgtcccccacagatttagTTGCTTCCCCATagcaaaatgactttctgacagggaagcaaagggatgctgcaagagcagtcacgcgCCACTCTCTAGCTGTgcaggtacatcatttcaggAATTCAGAGCAGCTGACGGAGAGGTGACTCACCACCgagctggggacaccccagctaGTGGCTCTTACCCTGAGCTGGGATGAGCTGCTAGTCCTGTCTGGGCTGGAGGCAAGAGAGGACggaacttcctcttcccctgcaatgAGTGGCTGGGGCTGTATCAGACCctctccctcgcccccccccccgaaaacctcccctgcttcctgccccattgctcctcagctgtggggggaggaatcACTGTATGGGAAGCAGCTTCCCCATTTACCCAAACCCCATACATccagacctcccatacccagacacccctgacAAGCCTCACTTCGTACACCCAGATCGCCCCTAGCCCTCTATACCTGATCCCCTGCCTCCAGGCACCCACCACTGCAACCAGCCCACtacccactgagctccctgcaatCAAACTCCCGCCCTGATGCCCCACCTCGAGCCCCCACACCACTgaccccaactagctgcacccagacccccatcccaccaagccccactctcccagcacccagaccccctccccgcTGAGACACCCCACACCTAgactcctctgctgagccccaaccacctgcacctggagagtcccattgcccctgaacctggaatccccccccccaagcctctgtgcatccagatccccccacaacTGAGCTGTCTGCACCCAAACTGTCCCACACATAATCCTCTcacccccacacctggatcccctacATTGAGCCCCGCCACGCTTGGCTCCTGCCTGGTTGAAGCAGCCTGCctcacacctggtgcacctggtgcagaggggcagggccctagggtgtttctgggacaggtccaggccttgtgctgtgtcaggctCGGGTAAAGCCGcaccgctgagtctgtgtcctggggcgggggggctgcaggaTGATCTCCGACCTGCacgcagccagtggcctgtgctccctgcTGCcgtgctggagcctctgcatttatttattgacaaataaaactggcagaattttaaaatattgtgtgaagaatgtttaatttttagaTGCAGAATAGCCCAGTGAGAGCACTCCACATTAGACTATCCCATAGTGCAGAgggtagggcactcacctgagagatggCAAATCCAGTTCAAATTACTTCTCCCCCTCAGGtggacttgaaccaggggtctcccacatcctaggtaaGTACCTAATTATTGGACTCAACATTATGAGGGAGCGCCTCCTCCAGACTCCCATAGGGCCCAATCCACTGGCAAGGTCTGAGCACGCTTACTGGATCACGCCCACCAGTGAGTTAGGTGTTCCTCTGCTTATCTTCCCCTGGTTCGTGCATGACCCTAGGGCTTATGCGTCTGGACACCTGGTGTGGAGCTGCTGTGCGCATACTCAGAGGAAGAAACATAAAGGACCTAGGGAGCTTTTATTGCAAAACTTTAGGCGCCGGTGGAGTTTAGGTGCCTGTGGGGGTTTTGTGAAtctcagtggggcctgattctgggatttaagtgcctaaagtggTAATTAGGCACCTGAATCCTTTTGTGACTCTATAGCCCTAAGAATATTAGACTTAGATTTAAAACAAGCTTAAATCTAAACGCTGGCTTGAGGCATACACAAACAATGTGTGCCTTGATGTTAGTAGATAAGATTTAGGTAGTTTATGGGATAGGATTTTGTTGGCTGACATTTGGtaatgggggaagggaaagagatagcagtttaattaaaattctaATCCCAACTTTAACAATGTTCTCACCAAGTCAGCAGCCTAAATGTATCTTTGTGATTTAGCTAGGATAACATTCATCGGCTGCCTCTAAAATACCTCTAACTGCAACTAAAATTTAGCAAACATCAATACGGTTCAGAAAAGCTTTAGTCAGCATTGTCACATAGTAGTTTTCCGTCAACATACACAAAGGGGCCTTTCATAAACGCTAGTTTACTCCACCACTgctaacattaaaataaaaaaaaccctctctctgCAATAAGAAGTCACTGTTATTGTCTTGTAGTATTGAAACCTCATTGCCATCTTTCTGTTTTACAGGTAGTTAAACAGTATTACCAAGAAGCTGGTGCTATTTTTCGCCAGCCATGAGGCTGCGTCTGCTTTGTGCTTGTGTGATGCTATTGACTGTGTCCCAGTGCCTAGCTGTCAGCTTTCCTGAAGACGATGACCCTATTAATGTTGTTGACTACCATTGTAAGTAATCTGCAAATTGTTTGCCTTTAAAACACTAGATGATTGTTTTGGTTAATtgaaattttaattaattaatatgtagacaagtaaaaatatttattcttatgCAATTCACCACATTTATTTACTGGCTCTTACTCGTTTAAAAAAAGCAATCAGAAATACTGCGCTAATTTGAGTAAAAAGAACATTTGCTGACATTGGCTAGCTGTTATTCATTCATATTCAAGACATTGCTTGAGGAATTTAGTGTAAAGCCTTCTACACCTAGTATATACAGCTAATCAATGCTGTATATTGATTCTTTAGCTCTATAATCCTGAGTGATGGTGTAGCCCATTTTTACTTGCAGATTCAAGGCAATATCCAGTATTTAAAGGACGCCCTTCAGGCAATGAATCTCAACACAGGCTGGACTTTCAACTGATGTTGAAAATTCGAGACACACTTTATATCGCTGGCAGGTAATTTTCTTGTAgtcagtttattagatttaaattCTTTTTTCTCCTAGGTATGCGTTAATGTGggcaatttattaaaaaaataatctgcagaattggaatgggggggggaagcctCCCAGAGAAATAAACAGTATCTATGCCCCATGTATAAAAATTGGATTTGAAGGCCAAAAGCAGCAATATGCTGCTGCATTATGCTAAaccatttccctccttttatattACAGCCCTGATTAAAACGTATCCTGGTCACTTTAAACATGGAATGACACTTCAGGGATATAGGAAAAGAGTCTAAAACTTTTGCATGTTGACACTCTGAGCTGGGCTTGGACAGTATGTGATAGATAAGAACTGAATAGCTGAAAAACACAGATGCTATCTAAAACCATTACTGTATTGGGAACCAAAAATGTTCAGTGTTGACTCAGAAAATCCATAAAGACTTCAAAATATATTCTTTGTCTATCGAGTTTCCTAAAAAGTAGATCTATAATAAAAACTATCCATACAGCCAACATATTCATGCATTCACTTGATGCGTCTTATGCCCTTGTTTCCAATAGGGACCAAGTTTATACTGTAAACTTAAATGAAGTTCCCAAGGCAGAAGTTACTCCAAGCAAAGTGAGTAGATGTAAGgaaattgatttgattttttaaaagaattttcagGTCAAGAAGTAAACTTTCTTATTtgatttaaacagaaattaaccTGGAGATCGAGACAGCAGGACAGAGAGAACTGTGCCATGAAAGGCAAACACAAAGTATGTTTATCATATACAGAGCAGCAAAATACTACTATTAAGTGCGGGCGTGAAATCTGTTCTTAATATAAGTTTTTCTTCTTTCAGGACGAATGCCATAACTTTATTAAAGTCTTTGTTCCCAGAAATGATGAGATGGTGTTTGTTTGTGGTACAAATGCATTTAACCCCATGTGCAGATACTACTGGGTAAGCACGTTAAATAAACCATTAATCTGTTGTTTTATAGGTTTGCAAAATAATTGTGTTGTGATAGTTAAGCTTTTTGGTACAACTGCAGAATGCTTCTTTTCCCGAGTGTCATGGAATATTAGATAAAAATGGACAGAAACCATCATTTAGAGTTAAGGTATATGTAAAAGTAGGGTTACCCCTTCATGCTGGCATGTAGAACAGAGAGGACCACCACcaccaatttatttttcttctctagcTGAATACCTTAGAGTATGACGGAGAGGAAATTAGCGGATTGGCAAGATGCCCATTTGATGCCAGACAAACCAACGTTGCCCTCTTTGCTGGTAAGAACTTTTGATTAATGATGCAGAAGATGCCAGAGGGCTTTAAAAGAAAGCACAGAGAAGCTGCAGGTGTCACGGTGCCTCAGATTCTAAGATTACGCTAAAGGGTCTCAAAAGGATTAGAAGCTAAATTGTTAAAATATAGGTTAGAGTAATTTTGGGGAGAGTGGCAGTACAAAGAGAGATTACCGACTAGTAAGAATTCTATGTATTATTAATGGCCCATTAATACCACATTTTGACTATTGTTTTAGATGGGAAATTGTATTCAGCAACAGTAGCAGATTTTCTGGCAAGTGATGCTGTTATTTACCGCAGCATGGGAGATGGATCTGCCCTAAGAACAATAAAATATGATTCCAAATGGATAAAaggtaattttgaaaaaaatgactTTCCTGTGTATGTGACAGATATAATTTTATTGACCTTGAGGATGAAGTGTATCATAGCCAGTATGTTTTTATATAACCACTGTGTTAACGTACATGCAATGTTTGGTATAGCAAGATCAAATTGATAAGAAAGCAACTTTGTGCTGATAAAGcacaatctttgtttaaaatgtaagggttcccccccccccactcacagtTAAATAGGTTAATGAATGAATCTGTAGTAACAAAGACCTTCACTGTAATACAATTCCTTTGAGGCCTTTTTACAGTCCATTAGCTGACATTAAAGACTACAAGTTCATTTAAGCTTGAATGCACCCATATTTGGACTTCCTGAAGTCTCTTGAATATTGGAGTTCCCTTTAGTTGGTATGTAACCAAGGGAAAGCCTTTAAGTCATGCAGAGCAGGCAGTGTCTTATACTTATTGAATGGTTCTTTTAGGTAAACAGCTTTCTCTTCATTCTTTCTTGCAGAACCACATTTCCTCCATGCCATAGAATATGGCAACTATGTTTATTTCTTCTTTCGAGAAATTGCTGTAGAGCATAATAATTTAGGCAAGGTAGGTATATAAAGTCAGTGTGTCACAATCGGCTGTGAAGTATCAAAAATCCTATCAGGGTGCAATATGGTTGTCATGGAAAATAGCCTCAGCAACAAATATAGTTTACATCATATTGTATTAATGGTATAAAGTTGATACAGTTTTTTCATCCTTATAATTGTCAGGTATCTTGAGCCTTAAAGCTTTTTGCATTCGCCCTGTCTTGTTGACAAAGTCCTCCACAGGTATCTTTTAGCTTTGCCATTTCCTTAACTCGGGAAATTAGCAGATATTCTGTTTTTGcctactgtttaaaaaaaaaaaaatgggagggggggtTCAAAAGGTGGCTCCCTAATGCCTCTGGCTAATGAATATCTGTAATACTAATGCAGAATATGATACTTCTGCTTCACCATGGAAGGATATTCTATAGTAAATTACTAAACCATTTACACGTGGTTAATTAAAGACTTTCAATCTTACTAACAATATGATTTTGAAAAAAGATGGAGGCAAGGCTGGGAGTATTGTGTTGGCTCAATGATGCATTAAAATGCTTATGCACTAGCAGCTAAACGTTGTTTGCTTTCTTCCTTTCTATACAGACTCAGAAAAGCAGCTATAGAGCCGCAATGTTCCTGTTAACAAAATTATCCTTGGAAAATGGGGGGTATTTTTCATAGTGTTTCATAAGCCAATCTCTGCCTTTTGTCCCCTGTACAGGCTGTGTATTCCCGTGTGGCACGCATATGCAAAAATGACATGGGTGGCTCCCAGAGAGTGCTGGAAAAACACTGGACTTCATTCTTAAAAGCTCGTCTCAACTGTTCTGTTCCTGGGGATTCATTTTTCTACTTTGATGTTCTGCAGTCGATCACAGACATAATAGAAATCAATGGAGTCCCTACTGTTGTCGGTGTATTCACCACACAGCTTAACAGGTGAGAGATGAGCAACCTAACATCAAAAGAAGCTCTCCAGTTCCCTGTTACAACTAAGATTGTTGCAAGAATTCAGACTACAATagtacctgttttttttttttttaaagcatccctGGTTCAGCCGTGTGTGCTTTCAGCATGGATGACATTGAGAAAGTATTCAAAGGAAGATTTAAAGAACAAAAGACTCCAGATTCTGTTTGGACAGCTGTACCCGAAGACAAAGTACCAAAGCCAAGGTAAAAGATTCTTGCTCATGACACAATAATATTATTCCTGTAAACTGCTACCTTTAAATCAATGACACACTGGAGAATGTAGTCATGTAAAATTGAAGCAGTGGCTTTCACTTGGACCATAAGTATTCTCATCTGCAGCCTGCCGTGCTCTTTCAGGATGTTTACCCTTTCTCATTAACTAAAATATTGagaaagaaaaaatgttgctttccTTTCAGACCTGGTTGCTGTGCAAAACATGGTCTAGCAGAGGCTTACAAAACCTCCATTGATTTCCCGGATGAAACTCTATCCTTCATCAAATCCCATCCATTGATGGATTCTGCAGTTCCATCAGTCATCGAGGAGCCCTGGTTCACAAAGACACGGGTCAGGTATGGAATCTTTGTGAAGTAAGTCACATCtgtacattaaaaaagaaatattcttCTGAATAACCATGTGcgttttggttttttggtagaTATAGGTTGACTGCAGTTGCTGTAGACCATTCCGCTGGACCCTACCAAAACTACACAGTCATATTTGTTGGCTCTGAAGCAGGAGTGGTACTTAAGATCTTGGCAAAGACCAGACCCTTTTCTTTGAATGACAGCGTATTACTGGAAGAGATTGATGCTTATAATCATGCAAAGTAGGTATTATTTTACAAGTACTGCTCTCCAAAATACCAAAAATATTCCAGTGTGTTTCTCACCTAGTCATTTTCTTCTCGTGGCCTAACAAGCAGTGgtgttttttatttacttttttttttttgtaaatgcttTCTCACCAAGTTCCTCATTCTTTGTCATTTCCCACTGTTTATGGAGGAGATATGCTGCTGAATAACCTGAAAATATTTTAGTACATACATTTTTTGGGTAGCAGAGAGCATTTTAATTCCACGCCTGTTAAGTCATTGATGCAATCTCTTCTAGATACCAAACACCAGTACTTATACATTATTACCTTAGCTAAGGAATTCCTTTAAAGAATTTCGAAGTGTTCagtgataaataaaataatcactAATGAAATAAAGATTGTTTGTTCTGTAAGCAAAGAATTTGGGTAGGGCCATGTGAAGTGTTCCATTTAAAATCCAAATAGACCCAGCGCAGATTTTTAGAGTCTGCTCTATGACAGATGTATGAGACACAGTGAAATCACAAAGCCAGTGGGTTTGGAGTTTTTCTACCTGGATCACAGAACTTGtcacccagctgcagatctgggGCCAAAAAAGAGCTCTGGTAATCCTTAGGTTGTATGGGGATCACCCTAGAAGTAGATTAAATTACACTGATGTGTAAGCATTTCTACAGCATTCATCATTGCAATGTCCAAGCAATAGTAATTGTTGAGCATACAGTTTTCAGTTCCTACACAGCTGTAATTGACTGCCAAATCAAAAATGTTGCCAGGGTAAGCTTTACACAAGATACTCTGGTTTATATCAATAACTGTTTCAAATGACTTTTACCAAACAGGTGTAATGCAGAGAGTGAAGAGGACAGAAAAGTCATTTCCCTTCAGTTGGATAAAGAACACCATGCTGTATTTGTGGCATTCTCCAGTTGTGTTGTTAGAATTCCCCTCAGTCGCTGTGAGCGTCATGGATCATGTAAAAAGTAAGCCTACATTCCTCAACTTTCCCATAAAATAAAGGCACAGAAATCTCTGGTGATGGACGAAAGACATTATTTTCTCTGGTTTGATCTTGCACAGGTCTTGTATTGCTTCACGAGACCCCTATTGTGGCTGGCTAGACCAGGGGGCGTGCGGAAGAGTGAAACCTGGCATGCTgtaagtgttatttttaaaatcagcccAGTGTATCTACAGTAGGTTATATATGTGCATGCACTCATTCACTAAATCTCCTTTtttagtgctctaaa encodes:
- the SEMA6D gene encoding semaphorin-6D isoform X8, whose translation is MRLRLLCACVMLLTVSQCLAVSFPEDDDPINVVDYHYSRQYPVFKGRPSGNESQHRLDFQLMLKIRDTLYIAGRDQVYTVNLNEVPKAEVTPSKKLTWRSRQQDRENCAMKGKHKDECHNFIKVFVPRNDEMVFVCGTNAFNPMCRYYWLNTLEYDGEEISGLARCPFDARQTNVALFADGKLYSATVADFLASDAVIYRSMGDGSALRTIKYDSKWIKEPHFLHAIEYGNYVYFFFREIAVEHNNLGKAVYSRVARICKNDMGGSQRVLEKHWTSFLKARLNCSVPGDSFFYFDVLQSITDIIEINGVPTVVGVFTTQLNSIPGSAVCAFSMDDIEKVFKGRFKEQKTPDSVWTAVPEDKVPKPRPGCCAKHGLAEAYKTSIDFPDETLSFIKSHPLMDSAVPSVIEEPWFTKTRVRYRLTAVAVDHSAGPYQNYTVIFVGSEAGVVLKILAKTRPFSLNDSVLLEEIDAYNHAKCNAESEEDRKVISLQLDKEHHAVFVAFSSCVVRIPLSRCERHGSCKKSCIASRDPYCGWLDQGACGRVKPGMLTGGYEQDVEYGNTGQLGDCHEILPTTTTPDYKIFGDPTSGVRWEVQSGDSNQMVHMNVLITCVFAAFVLGAFLAGVAVYCYRDIFVRKSRKIHKDAESAQSCTDSSGSFAKLNGLFDSPVKEYQQNIDSPKLYTNLLSSRKELPPNGDTKSMIMDHRGQPPELAALPTPESTPVLQQKTLQVMKSQSDKAHSNLNASRKETPLKSPQFFPSSPPPHSPLSHGHIPSAIVLPNATHDYNTSFSNSNAHKADKKMQNIDHPLTKPSSKRDHRRSVDSRNTLNDFLKHLNETPNNPKSIMGDIQVAHQTLMLDPMGNMSEIPPKVPNREASLYSPPSTLPRNSPTKRVDVPTTPAVPMTSLDRQRGYHKNSSQRHSISALPKNLNSPNGVLLSRQPSITRGGYMPPATGTKMDYMQGTPVSVHLQPSLSRQSSYTSNGTLPRTGIKRTPSIKPDVPPKPSFVPQTTSVRPLNKYSY
- the SEMA6D gene encoding semaphorin-6D isoform X11 produces the protein MRLRLLCACVMLLTVSQCLAVSFPEDDDPINVVDYHYSRQYPVFKGRPSGNESQHRLDFQLMLKIRDTLYIAGRDQVYTVNLNEVPKAEVTPSKKLTWRSRQQDRENCAMKGKHKDECHNFIKVFVPRNDEMVFVCGTNAFNPMCRYYWLNTLEYDGEEISGLARCPFDARQTNVALFADGKLYSATVADFLASDAVIYRSMGDGSALRTIKYDSKWIKEPHFLHAIEYGNYVYFFFREIAVEHNNLGKAVYSRVARICKNDMGGSQRVLEKHWTSFLKARLNCSVPGDSFFYFDVLQSITDIIEINGVPTVVGVFTTQLNSIPGSAVCAFSMDDIEKVFKGRFKEQKTPDSVWTAVPEDKVPKPRPGCCAKHGLAEAYKTSIDFPDETLSFIKSHPLMDSAVPSVIEEPWFTKTRVRYRLTAVAVDHSAGPYQNYTVIFVGSEAGVVLKILAKTRPFSLNDSVLLEEIDAYNHAKCNAESEEDRKVISLQLDKEHHAVFVAFSSCVVRIPLSRCERHGSCKNTGGYEQDVEYGNTGQLGDCHGVRWEVQSGDSNQMVHMNVLITCVFAAFVLGAFLAGVAVYCYRDIFVRKSRKIHKDAESAQSCTDSSGSFAKLNGLFDSPVKEYQQNIDSPKLYTNLLSSRKELPPNGDTKSMIMDHRGQPPELAALPTPESTPVLQQKTLQVMKSQSDKAHSNLNASRKETPLKSPQFFPSSPPPHSPLSHGHIPSAIVLPNATHDYNTSFSNSNAHKADKKMQNIDHPLTKPSSKRDHRRSVDSRNTLNDFLKHLNETPNNPKSIMGDIQVAHQTLMLDPMGNMSEIPPKVPNREASLYSPPSTLPRNSPTKRVDVPTTPAVPMTSLDRQRGYHKNSSQRHSISALPKNLNSPNGVLLSRQPSITRGGYMPPATGTKMDYMQGTPVSVHLQPSLSRQSSYTSNGTLPRTGIKRTPSIKPDVPPKPSFVPQTTSVRPLNKYSY
- the SEMA6D gene encoding semaphorin-6D isoform X9, with the protein product MRLRLLCACVMLLTVSQCLAVSFPEDDDPINVVDYHYSRQYPVFKGRPSGNESQHRLDFQLMLKIRDTLYIAGRDQVYTVNLNEVPKAEVTPSKKLTWRSRQQDRENCAMKGKHKDECHNFIKVFVPRNDEMVFVCGTNAFNPMCRYYWLNTLEYDGEEISGLARCPFDARQTNVALFADGKLYSATVADFLASDAVIYRSMGDGSALRTIKYDSKWIKEPHFLHAIEYGNYVYFFFREIAVEHNNLGKAVYSRVARICKNDMGGSQRVLEKHWTSFLKARLNCSVPGDSFFYFDVLQSITDIIEINGVPTVVGVFTTQLNSIPGSAVCAFSMDDIEKVFKGRFKEQKTPDSVWTAVPEDKVPKPRPGCCAKHGLAEAYKTSIDFPDETLSFIKSHPLMDSAVPSVIEEPWFTKTRVRYRLTAVAVDHSAGPYQNYTVIFVGSEAGVVLKILAKTRPFSLNDSVLLEEIDAYNHAKCNAESEEDRKVISLQLDKEHHAVFVAFSSCVVRIPLSRCERHGSCKKSCIASRDPYCGWLDQGACGRVKPGMLFSLFVSYNHSTGGYEQDVEYGNTGQLGDCHGVRWEVQSGDSNQMVHMNVLITCVFAAFVLGAFLAGVAVYCYRDIFVRKSRKIHKDAESAQSCTDSSGSFAKLNGLFDSPVKEYQQNIDSPKLYTNLLSSRKELPPNGDTKSMIMDHRGQPPELAALPTPESTPVLQQKTLQVMKSQSDKAHSNLNASRKETPLKSPQFFPSSPPPHSPLSHGHIPSAIVLPNATHDYNTSFSNSNAHKADKKMQNIDHPLTKPSSKRDHRRSVDSRNTLNDFLKHLNETPNNPKSIMGDIQVAHQTLMLDPMGNMSEIPPKVPNREASLYSPPSTLPRNSPTKRVDVPTTPAVPMTSLDRQRGYHKNSSQRHSISALPKNLNSPNGVLLSRQPSITRGGYMPPATGTKMDYMQGTPVSVHLQPSLSRQSSYTSNGTLPRTGIKRTPSIKPDVPPKPSFVPQTTSVRPLNKYSY